Genomic segment of Streptomyces longhuiensis:
TTCCCGACGTGCTGGCCCATCTGGCGGGCCGGTGGCACGTCGAGCGGACGGTGCGGGACCTCGCGGGCGACGCGGCCGGCACCTTCTCCGGGACCACGGACTTCACCTACGACGACACGGGCGGGCTGCTGCACCACGAGGCGGGGACCTTCGTGTGGCACGGCACCGCCCGGCCCGCCGAGCGCAATCTGCGGTTCCTGCCGGGAGACGCTCCCGGCACGGCCGTCGTGCGGTTCTCCGACGGCCGCTTCTTCCACGACCTGGACCTGCGCACCGGCCGCCACACGGCGGACCACCCCTGCGCGGCGGACCTCTACCGCGGTGAGTTCGAGGTGACAGGACCGGACCACTGGCGGATGGAGTGGCGGGTCAAGGGCCCGGCGAAGGACCTGGTGCTCACCACCGCGTACACGCGCGCCGCGCCCTGAGTCACACCGCGGCGTCGAGCCGCACGCTCCAGCGGCCCGCGCTCCCCGTGAGGACGGCGGCCGACAGGGGGCGTACGTCGATGTTCCAGTACGTCGACGGGGGCGCCTTGAGCGCGTAGACGAGCGCCGCCCGTACCACGGCCGGCTCGGCGACCGCCACGACGGTCGCGCCGTCGTCGTTCGGCCGCGTGTCGAGCCAGCCGCCGACCCGCGAGATGAACGCGAGCAGCGACTCCCCGCCGTGCGGCGCGGAGCGCGGGTCGCGCAGCCAGGCGTCGACGGCGCCCGGCTCGACGGCCGTCACCTCGGCGAGCGTGCGCCCGCGCCAGCGGCCCATGTCGCAGTCCCTCAGGGCGAGTTGGGCCAGAGGCGCGAGGCCGAGCGCCTCGGCGGTGCCGCGGCTTCGGGCGGTGGGCGCGCAGTAGCGCAGCTCCGCCGCGGCGAGCGGCACCAGCGCGGGCGAGGCCATCTCCACCTCGTGCCGGCCGGTGTGGTCGAGGGGCCGGTCGTCGTCGAAGCGCTCGGCGAGCAGCGAGGCGCTGCGCGCGGCGGCGAGAAGCGTCACGCGAACGGGCATGCGGTGATCGTGGGGCGTGCCACGGCTGCGGTCAAGAGTCCACGGGGCGTATGCCGGCCGCATGCGCCCCGCCGCGCGTTCACCGCAGGGTGAGCACCATCCAGTTGTCCGGTTCGGCGAGTGCCGCGAAGCCCACCTTGTCGTACACCCCGTGCGCGTCCCGCGTGGCGAGCATGATGCGGCGCAGGCCGAGCGGCTCCAGGTGGTCGCGGACGGCGGCGACGAGCGCGGATCCCACGTTCTTGCCGCGGACGGCCCGGTCCACGTAGACGTCGCAGAGCCAGGCGAAGGTGGCGTGGTCGGTCACGACACGGGCGTACGCGACCTGCTCGCCCGAAGCGGCGTCGTACACACCGAAGTTCAGCGATCCCGCGATCGCCCGGTCCTGGTGTTCGCGGGCGCGGCCCAGGGCCCAGTAGGCGTCCGTGGAAAGCCATTGGTGCACGCGGGCCGCGTCGACGCGGGCGGCGTCGGTCGAGATCTCGTAGCCGTCGGGCAGCGCGGGGGCCGTGGTGTGTGTGTCGGTCATGACGCGAGATTCGCAGGCGGGCCGGTGGCACGTCGAGCAGGTTTCGGGCGCCGCCCCCTCCCGTTCGCCTACTCGAGTACCTCGTCGCACGCGGTCCGCAGCCGGCGGATGCCCTCCGTGATCTCCGCGGGCCCGGCGACCGCCGCGAAGCTGAGCCGGATGTGCGGGGCCGGGGGCTCGGCGGAGAAGTAGGGGCGCCCGGGCGCGACGGCGACGCCCGCGCGCAGCGCCCCCGCGACGAGCGCCGCCTCGTCCGTGCCGTCGGGCAGCCGCGGCCACAGCAGACAGCCGCCCACCGGCACGTGCCCCACCGTGAGTTCGGGCAAGGTGGCGCGCAGGGCCGCCGCCATCGTGTCGCGGCGCACCTTCAAGTGGGCGGACACGGTGCGCAGATGGCGCGGCCAGGCCGGTGAGCCGACCAGTTCGAGGGCGGCCTCCTGGAGCGGGCGCGGCACGAAGAAGTGGTCGACGACCTGAATCGCGCGCAGCCGTTCGAGGACCGGGCCGCGCGCGGCGAGGCAGCCGATGCGAAAGCTCGGCGAGGTCGCCTTGGTCAGGGAGGAGACATGGACGACGACGCCGTCGTGGTCGTCGGTGGCCAGCGGCCTGGGCAGCGGTCCCGCGTCCTCGTGGACGAGGCGGCGCACGAAGTCGTCCTCGACGATGAACGCGCCGGCCTCGCGCACGATCCGCAGCACCTCGGGGCGCCGCTGCGCGGAGAGGACCGCGCCCGTGGGGTTCTGGAACAGCGGCTGGCACACGAACACACGCGCCCCCGTCGCCCGGAACGCCTCGGCGAGGAGCTCCGGACGCACCCCGTCCGTGTCGACCGGCACGGGCACGGGCCGCAGCCCCGCCGCGCGCGCGATCGCCAGCATGCCCGGATACGTGGGTGATTCGACGAGGACGGGTGCGCCGGGCGGGGCGAGGGCGCGCAGCGCGGTGGCCAGGGCGGACTGGCCACCGGAGGCGATCAGTACCTCGGCGGCGGTGATGGCGCCGCCGAGGCCTCGGGCGAACCACTCGCGCAGTTCGGGGATGCCGTCGACCGGGGGCCGCCCCCACGCGCCGGGGCGGCGGCCCGCACGGGCCAGAGCCGCGGCCATGGCGCGTTCCGGCTGGAGCGAGGGGTGCAGATAGCCGCCGTTGAACTCGACCACTCCCGGTGGCGGGGCGGAGAGCGTGACCAGGACTCCGGAGGCGTCCACGGCCCGCGGCACCAGCTCGGTCGCGGAGTCGGCGCTCAGCGCGAGCGCCTGCCAGGAGGTGTCACCGGCCGGCTGTGCCGCGGCGCGGGGCTCCGCGCGGAACGCCCCGGCCCCCGGACGTGTCACGACGAGCCCCTCCGCGGCGAGCTGCGCGAGAGCGCGCGACACGGTCACCGGGCTGACCCGGAACCGTTCGACCAGAGTCCGGCTGGACGGCAGCTTTCCACCTGGAGAGTAGCGGTCCAGCTCACCGCGCAGCCGTTCCGCCAGTTCACCCACACTGCTACGCTCATGCATGAGGACAGAGAATAGCGCTACTACCGCCACTGGGATAGCAGTCGACGCGAGCGCGGCCCCCGCCGCGGGCACCGCACCACGTCCTGGCCCCACCCCCCTGACCGCGAAGGCGACCCGCGGCGGGACCGTCCTCGCCGCGCTCGGCGTCACCGCCTTCTCGCTCACCTTCCCCGCCACCGCCTGGGGGCTCGAAGGGTTCGGGCCCTGGAGCCTCGTCACCGTGCGGAGCGTCCTCGCCGCCGTGATCGCCGGCTGCTGTCTGCTCGCGCTGCGCGTCGCCGTCCCCGAGCGCCGCCACTGGGCCGGTCTCGCCGTGGTCGGCGCGGGCGTCGTGCTCGGGTTCCCGCTGCTCACGACGCTCGCCCTGGAGACGGCCACCACCGCGCACTCCGCCGTCGTCGTCGGCCTGCTGCCCCTGACGACCGCCCTGCTCTCGGCGCTGCGCACCGGCGCGCGGCCCTCGCGCAGCTTCTGGATCGCGGCGTGCGCGGGCGCCGCCGCCGTGATCGCGTTCACCGTGCAGCAGAGCGGCGGCACCCTCACGACCGCCGACCTGTACCTCTTCGGCGCGCTCCTCATCTGCGCCGCCGGCTACACGGAGGGCGGCCGCCTGGCCCGCGTGATGCCGGGCTGGCAGGTCATCGCCTGGGCACTCGTGATGTGCCTGCCGCTCGCCGTGCCGGGCGCGCTCGTCGCGCTGAGCCACGAGCCGGTGAACCTGACGGGGCACGCCGTCGCTGGGCTGCTCTGGGTGGCCGCGGGCTCGCAGTTCGTGGGCCTGGTCGTCTGGTATCGGGGCATGGCCGTCATCGGCATCCCCAAGGCGAGCCAGCTCCAGCTGGCCCAGCCGCTGCTCACCCTGGTCTGGTCGGTGTTCCTGCTCGGCGAGCACCTCTCCCCCGCCGCGCCCCTGACCGCGGCGGCCGTTCTCGTGTGCATCGCGGTGACGCAACGGTCCCGCGGCTGAGGGTCCCCGACCCCGGGACTCGGTCCTACCCTTGAGATACGGGTCGACGAGGGACGAGGAGGTCACTCACGATGCGTGCCACCAAGGGCGACCATCTGCGTGTGCACGGCAGGACCGTGGGCGAGCACGACCGGGTCGCGGAAATCGTCGAAATCATGGGCCACGACGGCGAGCCGCCGTTCAGGGTCCGCTTCCAGGACGGCCACGAGGCGGTGATGTCACCGGGTCCCGACTCCGTCGTGCAGCACGAGGAGCCGGCTCCCTAGTCACACCTGGCCCGCTCAGTAGTGGTCCTCGACCACCCGGGCCATGGCGCCGATCCGGTCGGCGCCCACCTCCTTCGCCGAGAAGAACACATGTCCGTTCACCTGCGGATAGCGCTCGGCGAAGGTGAGGTGGCGGGAGAGTTCGGCCGGATCCTGCCACTGGACGGGCTGCGCCGGATCGCCCGCCTTGTAGAGCGCCTCGCCCGCGTAGAGGCGCACCCCCGTTCCGCGTGCGACGTCCGACCACCAGGGCACGAGCTTCGCGTAGTCCGCGGCGGCGAAGCCGATGTTCCAGTAGATCTGCGGGCAGATGTAGTCGATCCAGCGCTCGCGCACCCACTTGCGGGTGTCGGCGTGCAGGTCGTCGTAGGTCTGCACCCCGGCCCGGGTGTCCGAGCCGAGCGGGTCCGTCGCGGCGTTGCGCCACACGCCGAAGGGGCTGATCCCGAACTGGGTGCGCGGCCTGATCCGCTTCACGCTCGCGGCCATCTCGCGCACGAGCCGGTCGGTGTTGTCGCGCCGCCATGAGGCCCGGTCCGGGAAGTTCCCGCCGTGCGCCGCGTAGGCGTCGTCGTCGTCGAAGACCTGGCCCGCGACCGGATACGGGTAGAAGTAGTCGTCCCAGTGCACGGCATCGATGTCATAGCGGCGGACGGCGTCGAGCATCGCGTCCTGGACAAACTTGCGCACGTCGGGCAGGCCCGGGTTGTAGTAGAGCTTTCCGCCGTAGGGGACGACCCAGTCGGGGTGCAGGCGGGCCGGGTGCGTGGACACGAGACGGGAGAGATCCGTGTGGTTCGCGACGCGGTAGGGGTTGAACCAGGCGTGCAGTTCGAGCCCGCGCCGGTGGGCCTCCTCGACGGCCGTGCCGAGCGGGTCCCAGCCCGGACTCTTGCCCTGCACCCCGGTGAGGACGCCCGACCAGGGCTCGTACGAGGAGGGCCACAGCGCGTCGGCCGTCGGCCGTACCTGGAAGACCACGGCGTTCAGGTGCCGGCCCACCGCCGTGTCGAGGTGGGCGATGAGTTCCGTACGCTGCTGGGCCGCGCTCAGTCCCGGCTTCGACGGCCAGTCCCGGTTGGCCACCGTCGCCAGCCACATGCCCCGCATGTCGCGGGCCACCGGAGCGTGACGGGACCCGGCGGCGGCCGCGTCCCCCGCGGCGAGCCCGGTCAGCGCGGCCGCCGCCGCGACGGTGAAGCCCCTGCGTGACAAATGCCTCATCCACTCACCCAATGGCCAACAGGCCCGGCTGTCCCGGGCCGCACTGGGGACAGCATGCCCGACCCGGGCCGCCGCGTACGGGAGGTTCCGAGTAACGTGCAGGGCCGAGGCAGGCGCCGGAACCCGGGGGTCCTGCCGGCCGGAGAACAGCGAAAGGCACGAGGTGACCGACCCTATGGGGGACATCCAACGCGTCGGAGTGGTGGGCTGCGGCCAGATGGGAGCCGGGATCGCAGAGGTCTGCGCCCGCGCCGGTCTGGACGTCATGGTGGCGGAGACCACCGGAGAGGCCCTGGAGATCGGCCGTACCCGGCTGCACAACTCCCTCTCCAAGGCGGCCGAGCGCGGCAAGATCAGCGCGGAGGAGCTGGCCGAGACCCTGGGCCGCCTGAGCTTCACCACCGACCTCGGGGAGTTCTCCGACCGGGACCTCGTCATCGAGGCCGTCGTCGAGAACGAGCAGGTCAAGACCGAGATCTTCCAGGTGCTCGACCAGGTCGTCACCCGGCAGGACGCCATCCTGGCGTCCAACACCTCCTCGATCCCGCTGGTCAAGCTGGCCGTGGCGACCTCGCGCCCCGACCACGTCATCGGTATCCACTTCTTCAACCCGGCGCCCGTGCAGAAGCTCGTCGAGCTGATCCCGGCCCTCACCACCTCCGAGGGCACCATCAGCCGCGCCCAGGCCCTCGTCGAGAAGATCCTCGGCAAGCACGCGATCCGTGCCCAGGACCGCTCGGGCTTCGTGGTCAACGCGCTGCTGATCCCGTATCTGCTCTCCGCGATCCGGATGTTCGAGTCGGGCATCGCCAGCCGCGAGGACATCGACAACGGCATGGAGCTCGGCTGCGCCCACCCCATGGGCCCGCTCAAGCTCTCCGACCTCATCGGCCTCGACACCGTCGCCTCGGTCGCCGACTCGATGTACGCGGAGTTCAAGGAGCCCTTGTACGCCGCTCCCCCGCTGCTCCAGCGGATGGTCGACGCCGGCCGTCTCGGCCGCAAGACGGGCTCGGGTTTCTACCAGTACTCGTGACCCCGCGCGGTTCGACACCGCGTTGACTCTGCGTAGTCGGAAGTTCGGGCCCGGCGCTCTTCGGAGTGCCGGGCCCGAACCATTCGCACACCGTGTGCGCACCGGGCCCGCATATGCCCATCGCACACTCTCCCGCCGTACCCACCAGGCGAGTTGACTTTCCGTGCGTAAGACAACGGATCTGCCGACTACGGAAAGGAGCCGACCCGTGACCGCCGACCCCGAGCGTCCCGTGGTCCCGGAAGAACTCGCGGAGTTACGCCGCAGTCTCGATGTGGGTCTCGCCCGCGTCGACGGCAAGCTGGCGTTGCTCACCCAGCGCGATGAACAGAGCGTCAAGGATCAGGACGATCTGAGCACCCGGGTCGCCCAGCTCGAGCACACCCGATGGCCGCTGCAGGCCGTCGCCGCGATCACCGCGGCCGGCGCGCTCGCCCTTGCCGTCTGGCAGGCGCTGGGACGCTAGCGCCTTTCGTCCGGGTCAGGCCGGGGTGTCCTGCCCCAGCCTGAGATGGTGCAGCATCAGCAGCGCGGCCGCCATGTTGGCGGCCGGGACCTCGCCGCGGGCGACCATGTCGGGGACGAGCTTGAGAGGGACCCACTCCCTGCGGTCCGACTCGAAGTCGTCCTCGGGATGGCCGATGTACGAACCCTCCTCGGCCCAGTAGACGTGGTGCCTGGCGTCCTCGAGACCGTTGGACGGCTCCACGCTCATCAGATGGCGTAAGGGTCCCGGCCGCCAGCCGGTCTCCTCCTCCAGTTCCCTGGCGGCCGCGGCGGCGATGTCCTCGCCGTCCTCGACCACCCCCGCCGGGAGCTCCCAGCCCCAGCTGTCGGTGATGAAGCGGTGCCGCCACAGGAGCAGCACCTCGTTGGCCTCATTGACCACGGTGGCCACGGCGACCGGCCGCAGCCTTATGACGAAGTGGTCGAGGTGCCGGCCGTCCGGGAGCTCGACATCCGCGAGATTGACCCGGAACCAGCGGTTTTCATACACCGTTTGTTCGTTCTGTTTCGTCCACTGCACGGTTCTGCCACCTTCCGCCGAGTTAGATGGCAATATCGCAGCAGCGGAGCGTGAGAGAGCGGTGCAGGTCGGGCTCAGAGCGGTACGCGCAGTGCCCCGTCGATGAGTTCGGCGGCCTCGGCTGTGCCGGCACAGCCGTTGCGCACCAGGTGTTCGCGTACCGCCCGAAGTCTGTCGCGCAGCCGCTGCGACTCCATTCCCCGCGCCTGCTCGGCCATCTCCACGGCGATCGCCACGGCCTTCTCGGCGTTGCCCTGTCTCAGCTCGATCTGGCTGAGCATGGCGAGCCGGTGCACCCGCCCCCGGTCGTGGGCGGGGTTGTGCACGGCCGCCGCCGCGTGTTCACGCGCCGAGGCGAGGTCGCCGAGGCTCAACAGGGCCTCCGCCACCTGCACGTTGACGAGTCCGGGCTGGACATAGCCCGTCTCGTCCGGTTCGTGACCGCGCCGGATGCGGTCGGCGGCCGACTCGGCACGCCGGATGCAGGACAGGGCGCTGCTGCCGTCGCCGAGGTGCGCGTACGCCTTGGCCTGCATCGCGTACAGATCCGAGGCCAGCGCGGGCGTGATGTGCCGTCCGGCGGCCCGCAGCGCGGCCTCCGCGAAGGCCACCGACTGCCGGTACTGCCGCATGTGGAGCGACTGGTTGACCAGGAGGGCGATGACATAGGCGCCGAGACCGCGGTCACCGCTCGCCTTGGCGAGGCGCAGGGCCTGGTGGAAGTAGCGCTGGGCGAGGCCGTGCGCGTCGGAGTCGTAGGCACAGATGCCCGCGATGGCGACCAACCCGCCGGTGGCGCGGTGCAGTTGGCGGCCCGTCTCGTCGGTGTAGCTGCCGCGCAGCAGGGGCGCCGCCTCCGTGTTGAGGAAGCCGACGATGCGGGTGCGCGTCGCGATGCCACCGGCCTTGCGGTACATCTGCTCGTAGTGCGTGCGGGCCGAGCGCATCATCTCCAGGTCGGCGGCGCTGACCCGGTGGCGCCCACCGCGCGACACATCGGTGTCCTCGGGCGGGTTCTCCCACTCCCATACGGGCATCACGGCCGGGGTCCCGGTGACGGCGGGGGCGCCCAATATGTGGGGCCGCTGCTGTTCGTCCGAGCGCCACAGGGCGGTGGCCCGCTCCACGAATCCGGACAGGCTCTGGCCGTGCGGGGTGGCCGGTTCGCCGGGCATGCCCAGGCCGATGTCGTCGAGGGTGACGGGGCGGTGCAGGCGGGCGGCGAGGACCTCGCAGATGAGGTCGGGCACCTGGCCGCGTGGCCGCTGCCCCTTCAACCACCGTGCGACGGCGGTGTGTTCGTAGCGCAGGGCGAGTCCCCTGGCGCGGCCCGCCTGGTTCACATGTGCGGCGAGGCCCGCATGGGAGATCCCTGCCTCGTCGAGGATCGCGTCGAGCAAGGTGTTGGGCTGCATGGAGGGCCCTCCGGTGGCTCGGTGCCGTCAGCGTAGTGGAGAGGGCTTCACACGGGGTGTGAACGGAGTGCCCGAATCCGGGTGTTGCGCACTCTTTTGTGGCGTGATGCAACTCGATTGACTGAACTGCCTCGCAAGAGGCCGGCCGGGCCGCCGGCTCCCCCTCGTACAGTGCGGCGGCCCGTTTTGCGCCGTCCGACCGGCTGCCTGCCCGACACTCCGCGGCCGGCGGACGGCGCGCCCCGGGGTGGGAGCCCCGGGGTCAGGTCACGCGGTGGCTCCGTTCACTTGGCAGCGCTGTGGACGCGATGCTCTCCGTGCTGCAAGGGGACTCGCGTGCGGTCGTTGCGCAGGACGAGGAGCGCGGCGTCGTCGTCCGGCAACCCGCCCGTGTGGCGCAGGAGTTGGGCGTACACGGCACGGATGACGGCCTGGGGGACGACCGGCTGGACGCGTACGGCCTCGGCGAGCGCGGCGGGCAGCGGGAAGAACCGGCCGCGGGCGTCCCGCGCGTCCTCGATCCCGTCGGTGTGGAGCAGCAGCCCCTCACCGGGAAGAAGCCGCCCGCACGCGACGACGGGCAGTTCGGCCGGCAGCGGGAACGGGCCGAGCGGCGGCAGGGGTTCACCGCCCACGACCAACTCGGCGGAGCCACGCGCCCCGTCCGCGGGACCCACATGGCTGCGCAGCAGATACGGCCACGGGTGCCCGCAGTTGAGCGCGAGCACCTCCCCGTCCTGCCGGATCTCCAGGAGCAGAACGGTGACGAACTCCTCCGCGACCGGGCTGCCCGGTTCACCGCCGCCCGCCGCCGGATGTTCGTCCCGCGACCGCTCGCGCAGATGCCGGGCCATGGCCCGCTCGAGTCGCCTCAGTACGCAGGCCAGTTCGGCCTCGTCGTGCGCTGCCTCGCGGAAGCTGCCGAGGACGGCGGCGACCGTCGCGAGGGCGCCGAGGCCGTGTCCGCGGACATCTCCCATGACGACCCGCACGCCGTGGTCGGTGGCGATGACCTCGTAGAGGTCGCCCCCCACGGTGGCGCCCCGGTCGGCCGAGAGCTGTCCCGCGGCGATGGCCAGCCCGTCGATGCGGGGCGGCAGCGGGCGCAGCAGCACGTTCTGTGCGGCCCCCGCGATCCTGCGCAGCTGCCGCAGCTCGCGCTGGAGGCCGCGCCGCACATGCAGTATCAGACCGGTCCCGACGGCGAAGAACACGGCGCTCGACGCGATGCGCGCGCCCAGTCCGGTCTGCTGCGCGAGCGGGCAGGACAGCTTGAAGGTGATCGCCACGGCGCCCCAGGCCGTGGGCAGCGCCAGGTCGA
This window contains:
- a CDS encoding DUF6314 family protein, which codes for MSEAWPVPDVLAHLAGRWHVERTVRDLAGDAAGTFSGTTDFTYDDTGGLLHHEAGTFVWHGTARPAERNLRFLPGDAPGTAVVRFSDGRFFHDLDLRTGRHTADHPCAADLYRGEFEVTGPDHWRMEWRVKGPAKDLVLTTAYTRAAP
- a CDS encoding histidine phosphatase family protein — its product is MPVRVTLLAAARSASLLAERFDDDRPLDHTGRHEVEMASPALVPLAAAELRYCAPTARSRGTAEALGLAPLAQLALRDCDMGRWRGRTLAEVTAVEPGAVDAWLRDPRSAPHGGESLLAFISRVGGWLDTRPNDDGATVVAVAEPAVVRAALVYALKAPPSTYWNIDVRPLSAAVLTGSAGRWSVRLDAAV
- a CDS encoding GNAT family N-acetyltransferase; this encodes MTDTHTTAPALPDGYEISTDAARVDAARVHQWLSTDAYWALGRAREHQDRAIAGSLNFGVYDAASGEQVAYARVVTDHATFAWLCDVYVDRAVRGKNVGSALVAAVRDHLEPLGLRRIMLATRDAHGVYDKVGFAALAEPDNWMVLTLR
- a CDS encoding PLP-dependent aminotransferase family protein; this encodes MHERSSVGELAERLRGELDRYSPGGKLPSSRTLVERFRVSPVTVSRALAQLAAEGLVVTRPGAGAFRAEPRAAAQPAGDTSWQALALSADSATELVPRAVDASGVLVTLSAPPPGVVEFNGGYLHPSLQPERAMAAALARAGRRPGAWGRPPVDGIPELREWFARGLGGAITAAEVLIASGGQSALATALRALAPPGAPVLVESPTYPGMLAIARAAGLRPVPVPVDTDGVRPELLAEAFRATGARVFVCQPLFQNPTGAVLSAQRRPEVLRIVREAGAFIVEDDFVRRLVHEDAGPLPRPLATDDHDGVVVHVSSLTKATSPSFRIGCLAARGPVLERLRAIQVVDHFFVPRPLQEAALELVGSPAWPRHLRTVSAHLKVRRDTMAAALRATLPELTVGHVPVGGCLLWPRLPDGTDEAALVAGALRAGVAVAPGRPYFSAEPPAPHIRLSFAAVAGPAEITEGIRRLRTACDEVLE
- a CDS encoding DMT family transporter; its protein translation is MRTENSATTATGIAVDASAAPAAGTAPRPGPTPLTAKATRGGTVLAALGVTAFSLTFPATAWGLEGFGPWSLVTVRSVLAAVIAGCCLLALRVAVPERRHWAGLAVVGAGVVLGFPLLTTLALETATTAHSAVVVGLLPLTTALLSALRTGARPSRSFWIAACAGAAAVIAFTVQQSGGTLTTADLYLFGALLICAAGYTEGGRLARVMPGWQVIAWALVMCLPLAVPGALVALSHEPVNLTGHAVAGLLWVAAGSQFVGLVVWYRGMAVIGIPKASQLQLAQPLLTLVWSVFLLGEHLSPAAPLTAAAVLVCIAVTQRSRG
- a CDS encoding DUF1918 domain-containing protein, with translation MRATKGDHLRVHGRTVGEHDRVAEIVEIMGHDGEPPFRVRFQDGHEAVMSPGPDSVVQHEEPAP
- a CDS encoding glycoside hydrolase family 10 protein, translating into MRHLSRRGFTVAAAAALTGLAAGDAAAAGSRHAPVARDMRGMWLATVANRDWPSKPGLSAAQQRTELIAHLDTAVGRHLNAVVFQVRPTADALWPSSYEPWSGVLTGVQGKSPGWDPLGTAVEEAHRRGLELHAWFNPYRVANHTDLSRLVSTHPARLHPDWVVPYGGKLYYNPGLPDVRKFVQDAMLDAVRRYDIDAVHWDDYFYPYPVAGQVFDDDDAYAAHGGNFPDRASWRRDNTDRLVREMAASVKRIRPRTQFGISPFGVWRNAATDPLGSDTRAGVQTYDDLHADTRKWVRERWIDYICPQIYWNIGFAAADYAKLVPWWSDVARGTGVRLYAGEALYKAGDPAQPVQWQDPAELSRHLTFAERYPQVNGHVFFSAKEVGADRIGAMARVVEDHY
- a CDS encoding 3-hydroxybutyryl-CoA dehydrogenase gives rise to the protein MGDIQRVGVVGCGQMGAGIAEVCARAGLDVMVAETTGEALEIGRTRLHNSLSKAAERGKISAEELAETLGRLSFTTDLGEFSDRDLVIEAVVENEQVKTEIFQVLDQVVTRQDAILASNTSSIPLVKLAVATSRPDHVIGIHFFNPAPVQKLVELIPALTTSEGTISRAQALVEKILGKHAIRAQDRSGFVVNALLIPYLLSAIRMFESGIASREDIDNGMELGCAHPMGPLKLSDLIGLDTVASVADSMYAEFKEPLYAAPPLLQRMVDAGRLGRKTGSGFYQYS
- a CDS encoding NUDIX domain-containing protein, whose amino-acid sequence is MQWTKQNEQTVYENRWFRVNLADVELPDGRHLDHFVIRLRPVAVATVVNEANEVLLLWRHRFITDSWGWELPAGVVEDGEDIAAAAARELEEETGWRPGPLRHLMSVEPSNGLEDARHHVYWAEEGSYIGHPEDDFESDRREWVPLKLVPDMVARGEVPAANMAAALLMLHHLRLGQDTPA
- a CDS encoding transcriptional regulator — encoded protein: MQPNTLLDAILDEAGISHAGLAAHVNQAGRARGLALRYEHTAVARWLKGQRPRGQVPDLICEVLAARLHRPVTLDDIGLGMPGEPATPHGQSLSGFVERATALWRSDEQQRPHILGAPAVTGTPAVMPVWEWENPPEDTDVSRGGRHRVSAADLEMMRSARTHYEQMYRKAGGIATRTRIVGFLNTEAAPLLRGSYTDETGRQLHRATGGLVAIAGICAYDSDAHGLAQRYFHQALRLAKASGDRGLGAYVIALLVNQSLHMRQYRQSVAFAEAALRAAGRHITPALASDLYAMQAKAYAHLGDGSSALSCIRRAESAADRIRRGHEPDETGYVQPGLVNVQVAEALLSLGDLASAREHAAAAVHNPAHDRGRVHRLAMLSQIELRQGNAEKAVAIAVEMAEQARGMESQRLRDRLRAVREHLVRNGCAGTAEAAELIDGALRVPL
- a CDS encoding PP2C family protein-serine/threonine phosphatase — its product is MIRNHPRKPSRPPRTFFRSRLARSRSRSLRVRRALDLALPTAWGAVAITFKLSCPLAQQTGLGARIASSAVFFAVGTGLILHVRRGLQRELRQLRRIAGAAQNVLLRPLPPRIDGLAIAAGQLSADRGATVGGDLYEVIATDHGVRVVMGDVRGHGLGALATVAAVLGSFREAAHDEAELACVLRRLERAMARHLRERSRDEHPAAGGGEPGSPVAEEFVTVLLLEIRQDGEVLALNCGHPWPYLLRSHVGPADGARGSAELVVGGEPLPPLGPFPLPAELPVVACGRLLPGEGLLLHTDGIEDARDARGRFFPLPAALAEAVRVQPVVPQAVIRAVYAQLLRHTGGLPDDDAALLVLRNDRTRVPLQHGEHRVHSAAK